In Liquorilactobacillus nagelii DSM 13675, the following proteins share a genomic window:
- a CDS encoding RsmE family RNA methyltransferase: MQRYFIQQASIPLKLQLEPEIFKHAIKVLRLRVGDHFELVDTQQQVAEMKLIAIDGLQATAERLNVSKPQVELPVNVTIACGLAKNAKPEIIVQKATELGAARIIFFQGEYSIARWQPAKMEKKLQRLQKVAQAAAEQSHRTRIPAVDFYAKLSDLPFRDYDLKLVAYEEAAKEGESHMFRQFTDKLLLEKRQQTPNLLAVFGPEGGISAAEIDFLQQQGCQSAGLGPRILRAETAPWYLLAALSFALELG; the protein is encoded by the coding sequence ATGCAGCGTTATTTTATTCAACAAGCAAGCATCCCGCTAAAACTGCAATTAGAACCAGAGATTTTTAAACATGCAATTAAGGTTTTACGGTTGCGTGTGGGTGATCACTTTGAACTGGTTGATACTCAGCAGCAGGTAGCAGAGATGAAGTTAATTGCTATCGATGGACTGCAAGCGACTGCTGAGCGATTAAACGTAAGTAAACCGCAAGTCGAGTTACCAGTTAATGTAACAATAGCTTGTGGTTTGGCGAAAAATGCTAAACCAGAAATAATTGTCCAAAAGGCAACCGAACTTGGGGCGGCTAGAATTATTTTTTTCCAAGGAGAGTATTCAATTGCTCGTTGGCAACCGGCAAAAATGGAAAAAAAATTACAACGATTACAAAAAGTTGCTCAAGCGGCAGCTGAACAGTCACATCGAACACGAATTCCAGCTGTTGATTTTTATGCTAAGTTGTCCGACTTGCCCTTTCGTGATTATGATTTAAAGCTAGTTGCTTACGAAGAAGCTGCTAAAGAAGGTGAAAGTCACATGTTTCGTCAATTTACTGACAAACTACTGCTTGAAAAAAGACAGCAAACGCCTAATTTATTAGCAGTTTTTGGACCTGAAGGCGGAATTTCAGCGGCTGAAATTGATTTTCTTCAACAGCAAGGTTGTCAATCAGCAGGATTGGGTCCACGAATCTTGCGGGCAGAGACAGCACCATGGTATTTATTAGCTGCGCTTTCTTTTGCCTTAGAATTAGGGTAA